The region GTGCCTCGTGGTGAACCTCGCGCTGCAGGACGGCGTGGTGGCGCAGGCCGGCATCGGCGCCGGCGGCGTGGCCGCGACGCCCGTACGCGCCGTGCAGGCCGAAGCCGCCCTGCGCGGCAAGCGCTGGACGGCCGACGCGGCGCAAGCGGCCGCGGCATCGCTGCGCGCGCAGTTCCAGCCGATCAGCGACATGCGCGCCTCCGCCGCCTACCGCAGCGAAGTCCTGGGCAACCTGATGCAGCGCTTCTGGCTGGAGAGCCAGGGCGTGCAGGGGATCAACCTGGAGTCCATCACGATCAGCGAGGTGTCTGCATGAACATGCGGGACAAGGAATTCAACGCGTCGACCGGCGGCGGGCCGGGCGGGCCGGCCGACGCGGGCGAGCGCAACCTCGCGCCCGGCACGGACTCGCCGCATGCCGAGGCGGACACGGGCCGCGCGATGGGCAGTTCGCGGCCGCACGAGAGCGCGAGGGCGCAGGTCGCCGGCAGCGCCCCCTATGTCGACGACATCCCGGAGGTCAAGGGCACACTGCATGCGGCGCCGATTCTCTCCAGCGTCGCGCACGGCAAGCTGCGCGGCGTGGATGCGGCCGCGGCACTCGCCATGCCGGGCGTGCGCGGCGTTGTGCTCGCGGCGGACATCCCCGGCGACCCGATGCTGGCGACCTTCGTCGGCGACGAACCGATCTTCGCGCGCGACACCGTGCAGCATGTCGGCCAGGTGATCGGCCTCGTCGTCGCGGACACCGTGATGCAGGCGCGCCGCGCGGCCCGCAAGGTCCAGCCCGACATCTCGCCGCTCGCGCCGATCCTGTCGCCGCGCGACGCGCACGCCGCGAAGAGTTACGTGCTGCCGCCGGTGACGGTGCGGCGCGGCGACGCCGACGGCGCGTTGAAGCAGTCCGTCCACACCATGACGGGACACCTCGAAGTCGGCGGGCAGGAGCACTTCTACCTCGAAGGGCAGGTGGCGTACGCGCTGCCGCTGGAGCAGGACCAATGGTGGATCCACTCCAGCACCCAGCACCCCGGAGAGATCCAGCACTGGGTCGCGCATGCGCTCGGGCTGGAGAACAACGCGGTGACGGTGGAGTGCCGGCGAATGGGCGGCGGCTTCGGCGGCAAGGAGACGCAGGCCGGGCACCTCGCGGTGTGGGCGGCGCTCGCCGCGCGCAAGTTCAGGCGGCCGGTGAAACTGCGGCTGGACCGCGACGACGACTTCATGATCACCGGCAAGCGCCACCCCTTCGCCTACGACTACACCGTGGGCTACGACGGCAGCGGCCTCGTCACGGCGCTCAAGCTCACGATGCTCGCGAACTGCGGCTTCTCCGCGGACCTGTCCGGCCCCGTCGCCGACCGCGCGATCTTCCACGCCGACAACGCGTACTTCCTCTCGGACGTCGAGATCGTGTCCTACCGCTGCAAGACGAACACGCAGAGCCACACGGCCTTCCGCGGCTTCGGCGGGCCGCAGGGCGTGATCGTGATCGAGGCAATCCTCGGCGACATCG is a window of Caenimonas aquaedulcis DNA encoding:
- the xdhB gene encoding xanthine dehydrogenase molybdopterin binding subunit is translated as MNMRDKEFNASTGGGPGGPADAGERNLAPGTDSPHAEADTGRAMGSSRPHESARAQVAGSAPYVDDIPEVKGTLHAAPILSSVAHGKLRGVDAAAALAMPGVRGVVLAADIPGDPMLATFVGDEPIFARDTVQHVGQVIGLVVADTVMQARRAARKVQPDISPLAPILSPRDAHAAKSYVLPPVTVRRGDADGALKQSVHTMTGHLEVGGQEHFYLEGQVAYALPLEQDQWWIHSSTQHPGEIQHWVAHALGLENNAVTVECRRMGGGFGGKETQAGHLAVWAALAARKFRRPVKLRLDRDDDFMITGKRHPFAYDYTVGYDGSGLVTALKLTMLANCGFSADLSGPVADRAIFHADNAYFLSDVEIVSYRCKTNTQSHTAFRGFGGPQGVIVIEAILGDIARRLGLDSLDVRLRNLYGVEDRNVTHYRMKVEDNILHPLIMQLERDARYRERRAEVAAWNAKGGVIRRGIAITPVKFGISFTATFFNQAGALVHVYTDGSVQVNHGGTEMGQGLNTKVAQIVADELGVPFERVRSTAADTSKVPNASATAASSGTDLNGRAAQFAARNVRDNLAAFVSGLDGCGAGAVSFAGGRVTTPKSTRSFDEVVKAAYANRIQLWSDGFYRTPKIHYDKATLTGRPFYYFAYGAACSEVAIDTLTGESRVLKVDILHDVGTSLNPAIDLGQIEGGFVQGMGWLTTEQLVWNDKGLLATHAPSTYKIPATGDIPAHFKVSFWHEANREDNVGGSKAVGEPPFMLAISVWEALRDAVSGARADGSAAGMPAPATAETVLRALR